In one Nicotiana tomentosiformis chromosome 6, ASM39032v3, whole genome shotgun sequence genomic region, the following are encoded:
- the LOC138894057 gene encoding uncharacterized protein has protein sequence MKMPSFKGTKDPDLYLDWERKVEAIFDCHHYSEGTDCKKDKLITTWADIKKVMRKRFIPSHFQREIQQCLQTLKKGSMYMDKYFKAMDMAMIQANYMEEEEATMARFLNGLNKEIADVVELQQYVTIDELVDLSVKVDNQNKRKQTSSWKGRSNTISKKPWPNQEMKSSSRPQEDKDKGKFENKEGGKTFNPKPFTPSSSIQCHKCKGMRHMMHGCPSRKKSFLEKMEDMRVKKVREKKREM, from the exons atgaaaatgccatctttcaagggaacaaaggatccagacttgtaccttgattgggagagaaaGGTTGAAGCCATCTTTGACTGTCACCACTACTCTgagg GGACAGATTGCAAGAAGGACAAACTAATTACTACTTGGGCTGACATAAAGAAGGTGATGagaaagagattcataccatcacactttcaaagagagATACAACAATGTCTTCAAACATTGAAGAAAGGGTCCATGTATATGGATAAgtactttaaggctatggatatggctatgatccaagCTAATTATATGGAGGAAGAGGAGGCTACAATGGCCaggtttttaaatggtttaaataaggaaatagctgatgtagtagaattacaacaatatgtaacaatagatgagttagttgatttgtctgtaaaggtagataatcaaaataaaagaaagcaaactaGCTCGTGGAAGGGTCGGTCAAACACCATCTCCAAGAAGCCATGGCCGAATCAAGAGATGAAAAGTTCTTCTAGACCTCAAGAAGACaaggataaaggtaaatttgagaacaaagaGGGAGGTAAAACCTTTAACCCTAAACCTTTTACTCCTTCTAGTTCTATTCAATGTCATAAATGTAAAGGAATGAGACATATGATGCATGGATGTCCAAGTAGAAAAAAatcattcttagagaagatggaggatatgagagtgaaaaaagtgagggagaagaagagggagatgtga